The sequence ATCATTCTCGTGCCGGAGCAAGATGGGTATCTTACGGCGGAGACGAAACCCTCAAGTATCTTCAGCATTGTTATGATGAAGACGGGTACCCGCAACCGGAGTCTGCCCGTGAGCGAACTCAAACGGCCGACAAAAAGCGTAAAGACTAAGGCGGATTCAGCCGAGGTCTAACACTGCTATGATGGAAATTGACCTCTTTAACGAAAAGCCCGGACTCCACTGATCAGTGGGTCCGGGCTTTATATGTAATGTGAGTGAACCAACGTACCTTACTCCTGGCAGTTTTTTAAATAAAAAATAGCAATTTGTGTACGATCGCGCAGGCCCAGCTTGCTTAAGATATCGGTAATGTAATTTTTGATGGTCCCCTCGCTCAGGAACAGCTCTGCGGAAATTTCCTTATTAGAATGTCCCTCCGCTATGGAGGCAACAACGGCAATCTCTGCCTTGGTTAACCCGTAACTCTGAAGCGTCGGAGACACTTGCTCGGCTTCAGGACGGGAGGCAGGCTGCAGAAAGGTAGCCAGCTTCCGGGCAATGTCGGGATGGATCAGCATGTTGCCCTCATGTACGGTCTTGATGCCCTGTATAATACGGTCGGGTGGAATGTTCTTCAGTAAATAGCCGCTGGCTCCGTTTCGCAAGGCTTCAATAATATATTCGTCATCATCAAAGGTGGTCAGCATCAGCACAGATACCTGTGGAAATGACTTTTTGATGGCTAAGGTACCTTCAACTCCACCGCAGCCTGGCATGCGAATATCCATAAGCACCACATCTACCGCAAGACCCTCCTTAAGAAAGGCCAAAGCCTCGTTGCCATCACTAGCCGTTCCTGCGATTTCAATTTCAGAATCTAGGCCCATTAGCACCTTAAGGCTTTCGCGAATAAAAGAATCGTCGTCAACAATTAGAAGCTTAATCATCAGTTGGTTATACTCCTTTCGATACTTTCAAATCCTCTTGATTACCTAATCTCTCCCTGCCTATATACCGGCAATCTGGTCACTACTACGAACTGTGGTACCTGCCGCAGCTCAAGGGTTCCGCCGATCAACCGTGTTCGTTCTGTCATTCCTTTCAAGCCAGATCCGCCACTACACTGCAGTCTGTGCAGCGCTTCTCCTGTGGGAAGAACTCCATTGTTGCTAAGCTCCATTATAATCTCAGCTTCACTATAGGTTAGCTGAATCCATACTGCTGTAGCTCTTCCGTGACGTAGGGCATTGGTGATGGCTTCCTGGGCATTCTTGAAGAGGACAATCTGAATACTGGGATACAGCGGATAAGGTATGCCTTCTACAAGGTACGAGGTCTCAATTCCGGTATCGCGGCCGATCTCCTCTAGCAGTCGGTCCAGCGCATAGGCACCCTCCAATTGCGGGGCGTAGTTGATACGCTTCACAGCTGCGCGCATATCATCCATGCTGGCAGACACTTGGTCACGAATCTGAACCATCAGCTGCATTCCAGTTGCGGGTGCGGCAGGAAGCGTCTGAATCGCGGCCTCCATCATCATTTTGATGCGGATCAGGCGGTGGCCGATATCATCATGCAGTTGGCGGGAGATTCGCACCCGCTCCTCCGATTGGGCGGCAGTCTCTACTTGGGAGGTGAATTGCAGCAGTCGGCTACGGGCTTCCTCCAGCTCGAAATGTTTTTTGCGCAATTCATCATACACTAGTAACGTTTCCGCACGGCCTCGTCCAGCCCTCCGCAGAAGCTCGTTCAGGGAGTAGGTAAGCAGGAAGGCAATATTCATGTTGACCCACAGAAGCGGGATGGAGTGCTTGAAGGCAAGATTCAACGCAATCAGGTGAATCGTGGTGAACAAGACCGACACCGAAGGCGATTTCAGCCGAGAATAGCACAGCAATGCGGAGAGCGCTGGAAAGATCATCAGACTGCCATACTGGTAGCATAACCAAGCGGTGAACAGTATTTCTAAGGCGCTAGCCAGCGCGGATAGCGAATCAGGCAGCTTAGCACCAAGCGTTACCAGCAGCATAAGCAATAAAAAGTGCATGGTGAATAATTGGTAATCGGCATATTGGTAAATGTAAATGGTAATAGAAGCAGGAATAATAATGAGTCCGTAACGCAATAGGTTCAGTTCTCTGGTCACGCCGGTTCATCCTTTTTGTCGATAGACAGTTTTCTTAGCTTTTATCTTAGCATATTTACCCGCTGCTTCAGGAGATGACTTTAGTCACCTTCAGAAGATGACTTTTTGTACGTCCGATGGAGCTTCTTGTGAGCTACAATTTAGGATATAGAAGCACACAGACAGGAGCGAAACAATATGTCACTTGCGGTATTGACGGATGTAGTGAAACGCTATAATGACAAACTAACAGTGGATCATGTGAATGTTACGATTCAGGCAGGTGAAATCTTTGGTCTGCTGGGTCCGAATGGGGCGGGCAAGAGTACTACAATCAGCATGATTTGCGGCCTTCTTAAGATCGACGGTGGCGACATTAGGATTGACGGCCTGTCGGTATCTGCGAACTCGCTAGAGGTCAAGAAAAGA comes from Paenibacillus sp. 19GGS1-52 and encodes:
- a CDS encoding response regulator transcription factor; the protein is MIKLLIVDDDSFIRESLKVLMGLDSEIEIAGTASDGNEALAFLKEGLAVDVVLMDIRMPGCGGVEGTLAIKKSFPQVSVLMLTTFDDDEYIIEALRNGASGYLLKNIPPDRIIQGIKTVHEGNMLIHPDIARKLATFLQPASRPEAEQVSPTLQSYGLTKAEIAVVASIAEGHSNKEISAELFLSEGTIKNYITDILSKLGLRDRTQIAIFYLKNCQE
- a CDS encoding sensor histidine kinase — its product is MTRELNLLRYGLIIIPASITIYIYQYADYQLFTMHFLLLMLLVTLGAKLPDSLSALASALEILFTAWLCYQYGSLMIFPALSALLCYSRLKSPSVSVLFTTIHLIALNLAFKHSIPLLWVNMNIAFLLTYSLNELLRRAGRGRAETLLVYDELRKKHFELEEARSRLLQFTSQVETAAQSEERVRISRQLHDDIGHRLIRIKMMMEAAIQTLPAAPATGMQLMVQIRDQVSASMDDMRAAVKRINYAPQLEGAYALDRLLEEIGRDTGIETSYLVEGIPYPLYPSIQIVLFKNAQEAITNALRHGRATAVWIQLTYSEAEIIMELSNNGVLPTGEALHRLQCSGGSGLKGMTERTRLIGGTLELRQVPQFVVVTRLPVYRQGEIR